From a region of the Candidatus Omnitrophota bacterium genome:
- a CDS encoding PQQ-binding-like beta-propeller repeat protein: MLWKKIESKQVLFLWASFCSFFLILPSGFCDSQWDWPQFHGSHRDRISNESDWLSKWSGKEPEIKWTKSAGIGFSSFSVKNGRVFTMGNEKDRDAVWCFDAETGQEIWRYSYDCELFPNMHEGGPGCTPTVDEESVYTISKDGQLYCLDVKSGKERWKKNIQKEYNTTMPTWRFAVSPLLDGDRIIIDVGPTVALNKKTGDAVWITENYESAYSSPISFSMNGVQYVAVLPKYGLVILDLKTGKEFGKFPWETSYGINAATPLIFENKVFISSGYSKGGSLLEIAPSGEMKEIWHNRLLRNHMNACVLWKGFLYGFDESTLKCVDVKTGKDVWMDRSLGKGSLMLADGKLIVLGETGELAVAEASEKGFAPTGRKKVLSGRCWTIPVLSNGKIFCRNAAGDVVCLDVKKKS; this comes from the coding sequence ATGTTATGGAAGAAAATTGAGAGTAAACAAGTTCTTTTTTTATGGGCGTCTTTTTGTTCGTTTTTTTTAATACTTCCGTCGGGTTTTTGCGATTCCCAATGGGATTGGCCTCAATTTCATGGATCGCATAGGGATCGCATATCGAATGAAAGCGATTGGCTGTCGAAGTGGAGCGGCAAAGAGCCGGAAATAAAATGGACGAAATCGGCAGGAATAGGTTTCTCGTCTTTTTCCGTCAAGAACGGCCGCGTATTTACGATGGGAAATGAAAAAGATCGGGACGCGGTATGGTGTTTCGACGCCGAAACTGGCCAGGAGATATGGCGATATTCCTACGATTGCGAGTTGTTCCCCAACATGCATGAAGGAGGGCCGGGCTGTACGCCAACCGTCGATGAAGAGTCCGTTTATACTATCAGCAAGGACGGACAACTTTACTGCCTGGACGTAAAATCGGGAAAAGAGAGATGGAAGAAAAACATCCAAAAAGAATACAATACTACCATGCCAACCTGGCGATTCGCCGTTTCTCCTCTGTTGGATGGAGACCGAATTATTATAGACGTTGGTCCGACGGTCGCTTTGAATAAAAAAACAGGAGATGCGGTTTGGATTACGGAAAACTATGAATCGGCCTACTCCTCTCCCATATCCTTCTCGATGAACGGCGTTCAATACGTGGCTGTTCTTCCTAAATACGGCCTGGTTATCCTCGATCTGAAAACGGGGAAAGAGTTTGGAAAGTTCCCTTGGGAAACTAGTTATGGCATTAATGCCGCCACCCCGCTGATATTTGAAAACAAAGTATTCATATCATCGGGATATAGCAAAGGCGGTTCTCTATTGGAAATCGCGCCTAGCGGCGAAATGAAGGAAATCTGGCATAACCGTCTTTTGCGAAACCATATGAACGCCTGCGTCCTGTGGAAAGGCTTTTTGTATGGATTCGACGAATCCACCCTTAAATGCGTCGATGTTAAAACCGGCAAAGACGTTTGGATGGATCGCAGCCTTGGCAAAGGTTCGCTCATGCTAGCGGACGGCAAATTGATCGTCCTTGGCGAAACCGGCGAGTTAGCCGTCGCCGAAGCCAGCGAAAAAGGATTTGCTCCGACAGGGCGAAAAAAAGTATTATCGGGACGGTGTTGGACTATTCCCGTCTTATCGAATGGCAAGATATTTTGCAGGAATGCAGCTGGCGACGTCGTCTGCCTGGATGTGAAAAAGAAATCTTAG
- a CDS encoding PQQ-binding-like beta-propeller repeat protein codes for MAWKKNLVFCAALIICSSLAGSIASADDQPQWGEKHSRNMVSSEIQLVDDFDLATGKNVKWKAPLGDQTWSTTIIAKGKVFIGTNNNPPRNQRQKGDRGILLCLNEKDGAFLWQLSVPKLGPDPYLDWPQTGLVSPVTVEGDRVYIVSNRDEVMCLDIDGLSNGNDGPYRDEGRHMGLGEGNTIEVSATDADIIWLYDIPNQAGTYPHDGAHGSILIDGDFLYVNTSNGVDNTHKKIRAPQGPSLIALDKKTGRLLARDQEGIGPNIFHSTWSSPALGEVNGRKLIFFGGGNGVVYAFEALDSMPPEGTVATLKKVWSFDCDLTAPKENIHEYLRNRKEGPSNIKGMPVFYENRVYIAVGGDIWWGKNKAWLKCIDATKRGDITSSGLIWSVDLRQHCCTTPAIANGLVFIADCDGVVHCLDAKTGETYWTHETREEIWASPMVADGKVYIGTRQRNFLELTANREKKVISEIRLDSPIAGTATPANGALYVATMKTLYALQKQSDGK; via the coding sequence ATGGCTTGGAAGAAGAATTTAGTATTTTGTGCAGCGCTAATTATTTGCAGTAGTCTTGCCGGATCGATAGCATCCGCCGACGATCAACCGCAGTGGGGCGAGAAGCATTCGCGGAATATGGTTTCCAGCGAGATCCAGCTGGTTGACGATTTCGATCTCGCAACCGGCAAGAATGTTAAATGGAAGGCGCCGCTTGGCGATCAGACATGGTCTACGACGATTATCGCAAAGGGAAAGGTTTTTATTGGAACTAACAATAATCCTCCGCGAAATCAACGCCAAAAGGGCGATCGAGGCATCCTATTGTGTTTGAATGAAAAGGATGGAGCCTTTTTATGGCAGCTATCGGTTCCAAAGCTTGGGCCGGATCCTTATCTCGATTGGCCGCAAACAGGGCTAGTATCGCCGGTTACCGTCGAAGGCGATCGCGTTTATATAGTGAGCAATCGCGATGAGGTTATGTGCCTCGACATTGACGGCTTGAGCAACGGCAACGATGGACCCTATCGAGACGAGGGACGTCATATGGGACTAGGAGAAGGAAACACGATTGAAGTCTCGGCTACGGACGCCGACATCATCTGGCTCTATGACATTCCAAATCAGGCGGGGACTTATCCTCACGATGGCGCTCACGGTTCGATTCTCATCGACGGCGATTTTCTCTACGTCAACACAAGCAACGGCGTCGACAATACTCACAAAAAAATCAGAGCGCCGCAGGGGCCAAGCCTCATTGCGCTCGACAAGAAAACGGGACGGCTGTTAGCTCGGGATCAGGAAGGAATCGGCCCTAACATCTTTCATTCGACCTGGTCGTCGCCGGCGTTAGGCGAGGTGAATGGGCGAAAATTGATTTTCTTCGGCGGCGGAAACGGCGTTGTTTACGCGTTTGAGGCATTAGATTCGATGCCGCCGGAGGGAACGGTCGCAACGCTCAAGAAAGTATGGAGTTTCGATTGCGATCTTACTGCGCCGAAAGAGAATATCCACGAGTATCTCAGAAATCGAAAGGAAGGGCCAAGCAATATCAAGGGAATGCCGGTATTTTATGAAAATCGCGTCTATATAGCCGTCGGAGGCGACATCTGGTGGGGGAAGAATAAAGCATGGTTGAAGTGCATCGACGCGACAAAGCGTGGAGATATTACTTCATCGGGATTGATCTGGTCGGTGGATTTGCGCCAACATTGTTGTACTACTCCCGCAATCGCCAATGGATTGGTTTTCATTGCGGATTGCGACGGCGTTGTGCATTGCTTAGATGCGAAAACAGGGGAAACTTATTGGACGCATGAGACGAGAGAGGAGATATGGGCGTCTCCGATGGTTGCCGACGGAAAGGTTTATATCGGGACCCGGCAGAGAAATTTCCTTGAGTTAACGGCGAATCGCGAGAAAAAAGTAATTAGTGAGATTCGGTTGGATAGCCCCATTGCAGGAACAGCGACGCCAGCGAATGGCGCTTTGTATGTAGCAACGATGAAAACGCTTTATGCGCTCCAAAAGCAATCTGATGGAAAATGA
- a CDS encoding PKD domain-containing protein, with amino-acid sequence MKTVSSAEHVYPKKGTYTACVKVVDTFGCDTSITVEVKV; translated from the coding sequence TTGAAAACCGTAAGCAGCGCCGAACATGTTTATCCGAAAAAGGGAACCTATACCGCTTGTGTAAAGGTTGTAGATACGTTCGGCTGCGATACAAGCATCACGGTTGAGGTGAAAGTATGA
- a CDS encoding DEAD/DEAH box helicase family protein produces the protein MTTAESPIVNPDSLAPLFEPWEEPNARRERADKKGEAAKRVMGRRPSRIAIVQRLRSDVRQWREAFYAGVSDTTRILLNHWFERPHRMKTPAGDEFEFRYYFCQREAVETLIYLKEVRKIQCLSQIIGEYGGEDALIQALGVTEEEDAWSRYAFKLATGAGKTKVMSLAIVWSYFHAMRESDSEMARHFVVIAPNLTVYERLKEDFGNGKIFDNDPLIPPEWKGDWNMSVVLQDEAAGAATGGILYLTNIHHLYDKEKRKSKKDGETYSFMGPAVSKTSALDTGEALRDRITSHQRVMVLNDEAHHVWDPDSAWNEAIRFLHDAIKARTGGGLVAQLDFSATPKDNKGQLFKHIVCDAPLGEAVDAGITKTPIIGKCGDKLDEEPSDDAAYKYERHLRFGYERWKKSKTEWEKSKKKALLFVMCNDTEAADQITRRLNTDEAFAELNGKTINLHTNLKGKIKKKGKGDNVIYEFVENEKDISDDDLKELRKLSRELDANASPYYCIVSVLMLREGWDVRYVTTIVPLRPYSSKANILPEQTLGRGLRRMTPPGFQGANEVVTVVEHPAFASLYQQELAQEGFPIEIVDIDYVPATTISIFPDEARKDLRALEIEIPTIAAGYKIVQHLLITYKQTLP, from the coding sequence ATGACAACCGCAGAAAGCCCCATCGTCAATCCCGATTCTCTCGCTCCTCTGTTCGAACCGTGGGAAGAGCCGAACGCCCGCCGCGAACGCGCCGACAAAAAGGGCGAAGCGGCGAAAAGGGTTATGGGGCGCAGACCGTCTCGGATAGCCATCGTTCAACGCTTGCGCAGCGATGTTCGGCAATGGCGGGAAGCCTTTTATGCAGGCGTAAGCGATACGACGCGGATTCTATTGAATCATTGGTTCGAACGCCCTCATCGCATGAAAACTCCCGCCGGGGATGAATTCGAATTCCGTTATTACTTTTGCCAGCGGGAAGCGGTTGAAACCCTCATTTATTTGAAAGAGGTTCGGAAGATTCAATGCTTGTCCCAAATCATCGGCGAATATGGCGGCGAGGACGCATTAATTCAGGCTTTGGGCGTTACCGAAGAAGAAGACGCCTGGAGCCGCTACGCCTTCAAACTAGCGACCGGCGCGGGCAAAACCAAAGTGATGAGCCTTGCCATTGTTTGGAGCTACTTTCACGCCATGCGGGAATCGGATTCCGAAATGGCCCGCCATTTTGTGGTGATTGCTCCGAACCTTACGGTTTACGAACGCCTGAAAGAAGACTTTGGAAACGGCAAGATATTCGACAACGATCCGCTTATTCCGCCGGAATGGAAGGGCGATTGGAACATGAGCGTTGTTTTGCAGGATGAAGCCGCCGGAGCCGCAACCGGCGGAATTCTTTACCTGACGAATATTCATCATCTTTACGATAAGGAAAAACGGAAATCCAAGAAGGACGGCGAAACCTATTCTTTCATGGGGCCAGCCGTATCGAAAACAAGCGCCCTAGATACCGGAGAAGCCTTGCGAGACCGCATAACCAGCCATCAACGGGTGATGGTTTTGAACGACGAAGCCCATCACGTTTGGGACCCGGATTCCGCTTGGAATGAAGCGATCCGGTTTTTGCATGACGCGATCAAAGCACGAACAGGCGGCGGATTAGTAGCGCAGTTGGATTTTTCCGCTACGCCCAAGGACAACAAGGGGCAATTGTTCAAGCATATCGTATGCGATGCGCCGCTTGGGGAAGCCGTAGACGCGGGCATTACGAAAACTCCCATTATTGGCAAATGCGGAGACAAACTGGACGAGGAACCTAGCGATGATGCGGCGTACAAATACGAACGCCATTTACGGTTTGGCTACGAACGATGGAAGAAAAGCAAGACGGAATGGGAAAAAAGCAAGAAAAAAGCCTTATTGTTCGTTATGTGCAACGACACGGAAGCCGCCGATCAAATTACCCGGCGGTTAAATACCGATGAAGCGTTTGCGGAACTGAACGGCAAAACCATCAACCTGCATACGAACTTGAAGGGAAAAATCAAGAAGAAGGGCAAAGGGGATAATGTCATTTATGAGTTTGTGGAAAACGAAAAAGACATTAGCGATGATGACCTAAAAGAATTGCGCAAACTAAGCCGCGAATTGGACGCCAACGCTAGCCCCTATTACTGCATCGTTTCCGTTCTCATGTTGCGCGAAGGGTGGGATGTGCGCTACGTGACAACGATTGTTCCCTTACGCCCTTATTCTTCCAAAGCGAACATCCTTCCCGAACAGACTTTGGGCCGGGGTTTGCGCCGGATGACTCCGCCCGGATTCCAAGGAGCCAACGAAGTCGTTACCGTTGTAGAACATCCAGCCTTTGCCAGCCTGTACCAACAGGAATTGGCGCAAGAAGGTTTTCCTATTGAAATCGTGGACATTGACTATGTTCCGGCTACGACGATTTCCATATTTCCCGATGAAGCCCGCAAGGACTTAAGAGCCCTTGAAATCGAAATCCCAACCATAGCGGCGGGATATAAGATTGTTCAGCATCTCTTGATAACTTACAAACAAACCTTGCCCTAG
- the rpsI gene encoding 30S ribosomal protein S9: MAAQHLSYGTGRRKTSVARVYIKSGTGEIIVNGKKSSDYFMRKTLEMVIRQPFDVTDTKGKFDVYANIAGGGLSGQAGALLHGISRALISLDVKYRNSLKRSGFLRRDPRMVERKKYGRPGARKRFQFSKR; encoded by the coding sequence ATGGCGGCTCAACATTTATCTTATGGAACCGGCCGGCGCAAAACTTCCGTAGCGCGGGTTTATATTAAAAGCGGAACGGGCGAAATCATCGTCAACGGCAAGAAATCCTCCGATTATTTTATGCGAAAAACACTGGAAATGGTTATCCGCCAGCCTTTCGATGTTACGGACACGAAGGGAAAATTCGACGTCTACGCCAACATCGCAGGCGGCGGGCTGAGCGGTCAGGCGGGCGCTCTTCTGCATGGAATTTCCAGAGCGCTTATTTCCCTGGATGTCAAATACCGCAATTCTTTGAAGCGGTCCGGCTTCTTGCGGCGCGATCCGCGCATGGTCGAGCGGAAAAAATACGGACGGCCCGGCGCCCGGAAGCGGTTCCAATTCTCCAAACGTTAA
- the rplM gene encoding 50S ribosomal protein L13 encodes MKTHIATPEEIRSTHAFHLVDASGMTLGRLASQVARLLTGKHKPIYTPFLDTGDHVIVINAEKIVLTGNKLEKKEIIHHTMYPGGLKRKTFRHALEQEPEKVIMRAVGGMVPKSRLGRKMMKKLRVYRGANHPHQSCKPAPYAAK; translated from the coding sequence ATGAAAACGCACATCGCCACGCCGGAAGAAATTCGATCCACTCACGCCTTTCACCTTGTCGATGCGAGTGGAATGACCTTGGGCCGATTGGCCAGCCAAGTCGCCCGTTTGTTGACCGGCAAGCATAAACCAATTTACACTCCTTTTCTCGATACGGGGGATCATGTTATCGTGATCAACGCCGAGAAAATCGTTCTGACCGGCAATAAGCTGGAAAAGAAGGAAATCATCCACCACACGATGTATCCGGGTGGATTGAAGCGCAAAACCTTCCGGCACGCCCTCGAACAAGAACCGGAAAAAGTCATTATGAGAGCGGTGGGCGGCATGGTTCCCAAATCCCGATTGGGACGGAAAATGATGAAAAAACTCCGGGTGTATCGCGGCGCGAATCATCCACATCAATCCTGCAAACCGGCTCCTTACGCGGCTAAATAA